One Cryptomeria japonica chromosome 9, Sugi_1.0, whole genome shotgun sequence genomic window carries:
- the LOC131079688 gene encoding disease resistance response protein 206 — MAMKAVRVLHLCFLWLLVSAILLKSANCHSWKKKLPKPCRNLVLYFHDIIYNGKNADNATSAIVAAPEGANLTILAGNNHFGNIAVFDDPITLDNNLHSPPVGRAQGFYFYDMKNTFSSWLGFTFVLNSTDYKGTITFNGADPILVKDRDISVVGGTGDFLMARGIASVNTDAYEGDVYFRLRVNITLYDCY; from the coding sequence ATGGCCATGAAAGCTGTTAGAGTTCTGCATTTATGCTTTCTATGGCTTCTGGTGTCTGCAATCTTGCTAAAATCTGCAAACTGCCATAGCTGGAAAAAGAAGCTTCCAAAGCCCTGTAGAAATCTTGTGTTATATTTTCATGATATAATCTACAATGGCAAAAATGCAGACAATGCAACTTCTGCAATTGTGGCAGCCCCTGAAGGAGCTAATCTCACAATTTTGGCTGGTAACAACCACTTTGGAAATATTGCTGTATTTGATGATCCTATTACTCTTGACAACAATCTTCACTCTCCTCCAGTGGGAAGAGCTCAGGGCTTTTACTTCTATGACATGAAGAATACATTCAGTTCTTGGCTTGGCTTTACATTTGTGCTGAATTCAACAGATTACAAGGGCACCATTACTTTCAATGGAGCAGATCCAATTTTGGTTAAGGACAGAGATATATCTGTTGTGGGTGGTACAGGGGATTTCTTGATGGCCAGAGGAATTGCTTCCGTCAATACTGATGCATATGAGGGAGATGTTTATTTTCGTTTAAGGGTGAATATCACACTGTATGACTGCTACTGA